TCAAGGACATTCAGAAGTCACACGACTTTCCCAACGCCTGCAAGGACAGCGAAGGCCGGCTGCGGGTCGCGGCGGCAGTCGGCACCGGCGAAGACGCCGAGTCGCGCGCCGAGCAACTCATCGACGCCGGCGTCGACCTGCTCGTGATCGACACCGCGCACGGCCACTCCGCTGGCGTGATCGAGCGGGTCAAGTGGGTGAAGAAGCAGTCCGACATCGATGTGATTGCCGGCAACATTGCCACCGCCGACGCCGCGCGCGCGCTGGCCGACGCGGGCGCAAACGCCGTCAAGGTGGGCATCGGTCCGGGCTCGATCTGCACCACGCGGATCGTCGCCGGTGTCGGGGTCCCGCAGATCACGGCCATCGACAGTGTCGTGCAAGCGCTGCAGGGCACCGACGTGGGCGCGATCGCCGACGGCGGTATTCGCTACTCCGGCGACGTCGCCAAGGCTGTTGCCACCGGCGCCAACGCCATCATGGTGGGCAGCCTGTTTGCGGGCACCGAGGAAGCGCCCGGCGAGGTCGAGCTCTGGCAGGGACGCAGCTACAAGTCTTACCGCGGCATGGGCAGCGTCGGCGCGATGCGCCAGGGTTCATCCGACCGTTACTTCCAGAGTGGCAGTGCGACCGAGAAACTCGTGCCCGAGGGCATCGAGGGGCGCGTGCCCTACAAGGGCCCGCTCGCCGGTGTGCTGCACCAACTGCTCGGCGGCTTGCGCGCAAGCATGGGCTACTGCGGCTGCGAGACGGTCGACGCCATGCGTAACCGCGCGGCCTTTGTGCGCACGACCAACGCCGGCATTACCGAGAGCCACCCGCACGACGTGACCATCACCAAGGAAGCGCCCAACTACCGTGTCGGCTGACCGCGATCGGTTCCACTCCCTCCGACCCAGGCGAAACACCGCATGACAGACATCCACCAGGCACGCATCCTCGTCCTGGATTTCGGCTCTCAATTCACCCAGCTCATCGCCCGCCGCGTGCGCGAGGCCGGTGTCTATTGCGAACTGCACCCCGGTGACCTCGATGCCGAGGCCGTGCGCGCGTACGCGCCCAACGGCATCATCCTCTCCGGTGGCCCGGAGTCGGCCACCCACGCGAATCAGGCGCTCAAACCCGACCCGAGTGTGTTCGAACTCGGCGTGCCGGTGCTCGGCATCTGCTACGGCATGCAGATCATGGCTGCGATGCTCGGCGGGGCGGTCGAACCCTCGTCGACGTCGGAGTTCGGCTACGCCGAGGTGCGGGCCCGTGGGCACTCCGAGCTGCTGCGGGACATCGAAGACCGCCGCAACGAGGCCGGCCACGGGCTGCTGGACGTCTGGATGAGCCACGGCGATCGGGTCACCGACTTGCCCCCGGACTTCGTCTGCATCGCGAGCACCGAGCACGCGCCGCTGTCCGGCATGGCAAACCCGGCCAAGGGGTTTTACGCGCTGCAGTTTCACCCCGAGGTCACGCACACACCGCAGGGCGGTGCGATCTACCGCCGTTTCGTGCGCGACATCTGTGGGTGTGCCGGGCTCTGGCGTGCCGACACCATCGCCGAAGACCTGGTGCACCAGATGCGCGAGCGGGTGGGCGAGGACCGCGTGCTCCTGGCCCTCTCGGGCGGGGTCGACTCCTCGGTCGTGGCGGCGTTGCTGCACCAGGCAATCGGCGACCAGCTGACCTGCGTGTTTGTCGACAACGGCCTGCTGCGGCTCAACGAGGCCGACCAGGTCATGCAGGCCTTTGCCCACAACATGGGCGTGCGGGTGGTGCGAGTCGACGCGGCTGACCGCTTCCTGGCCCGCCTCGAAGGCGTCAGTGATCCCGAGGCCAAGCGCGTGGCGATCGGCCACCAGTTCATCGCCGAGTTCGAGCGTGAGGCGGCGCAACTCGAGGGCGTGCGCTGGCTGGCGCAGGGCACGATCTACCCGGATGTGATCGAGTCGGCCGGTGCCAAGACAGGCAAGGCGCACGTGATCAAGAGCCACCACAATGTCGGCGGCTTGCCGGAACATATGGCCTTCGAACTGCTCGAACCGCTCAGGGAATTGTTCAAGGACGAGGTGAGGGCTGTGGGCGTGGCGCTGGGCCTGCCGGCAACCATGGTGTACCGGCACCCGTTCCCGGGGCCGGGACTCGGCGTGCGCATTCTCGGCGAAGTCAGCCGGGAGGCGGCCGACACCCTGCGAATTGCCGACGACATCTTCATTTCGGCGTTGCGCGAGCACGATTTGTACGACTCGGTCTCACAGGCCTTTGCCGTGTTCCTGCCGGTCAATTCCGTTGGCGTCACCGGTGACGGCCGACGCTATGCGCCGGTGGTGGCATTGCGAGCCGTAGAGACAACCGATTTCATGACAGCGAGATGGTCACACTTGCCCTATGATCTTCTCGACGAAGTCTCGCGACGCATCATCAACCGCCTACCGGGTGTGTCGCGGGTGGTCTACGACATCTCCGGCAAGCCGCCGGCGACCATCGAATGGGAGTGAGGCACATGGGTGCTCTCCAGGCGCGCAATGGCACGGGCACAGGACGGGGGCCGGTGGCAGGCCTGCTGCTGCCTGTGCTGCTCGCTGTTGCCGGTTGCGGCAGCGTGGGCGGCGGCCCGGCCGCAACGCCCGATGTACTGCCCGTCGATGTGCCGACCCAGAAGGTCACCCACACCTTCGATGATCCGCAGGTCGTGATTGCCTGGCGTCGCGCCGAGGACGCGCGTGCCGTCGGCAACTTCGCGCTCGCATTCCGCCACCTGCGTTCGGCGTTGGAAATCGCGCCGGACGACCGGGCCCTCTGGAGCCGCCTCGGCGAAATCGCCCTTCGCCTCGAGCAGTGGGACGCGGCCGAGAAATACGCCATGCGCTCGAACACCCTCAAACCTGTGCCACCGTTGCTGAGCTACCGCAACTGGTTGATAATCGTGCAATCTCGAGAGCAGATGCGCGACTACGACGGTGCCGAACAGGCCAAGCTGCAAGCGCGTTTGTTCAAGCCTGGAATCTGAATCGCGGGTGACCGTGCGTTGACTACGCAATCTGCGGGCGAGGTCCTTGGGGCCGACGGCCCGCTGTCGGCATTGATCGACGGGTTCAAACCCCGACCGGGTCAGCAAGCGCTCGCCGACGCCATCGAATCCACCTTTGCCGACCGCGGTACCTTGATCGCGGAGGCCGGCACCGGTGTCGGCAAAACCTTCGCGTACCTTGTGCCCGCGCTGCGGTCGGGCCTCAAGGTCATCGTCTCGACCGGCACCCGACACCTTCAGGACCAGCTCTACCAGAAGGACCTGCCGGTCGTCGCCAAGGTCTTTGATGTGTCGCCGCGCACCGCG
This region of Pseudomonadota bacterium genomic DNA includes:
- the guaB gene encoding IMP dehydrogenase, with protein sequence MRILSEALTFDDVLLVPAESNVLPRDVSLQTRLTSRIHLNIPLLSAAMDTVTESNLAIALAQEGGIGVVHKNMDVESQAREVRKVKKFESGVIREPISVSPSTTVREVLDITRSKGISGLPVVDGDRLQGIVTQRDLRFETRLDEPVSVVMTPRDKLVTVSEGATRDAVVGLLHQHRIEKVLVVSDGFELRGMITVKDIQKSHDFPNACKDSEGRLRVAAAVGTGEDAESRAEQLIDAGVDLLVIDTAHGHSAGVIERVKWVKKQSDIDVIAGNIATADAARALADAGANAVKVGIGPGSICTTRIVAGVGVPQITAIDSVVQALQGTDVGAIADGGIRYSGDVAKAVATGANAIMVGSLFAGTEEAPGEVELWQGRSYKSYRGMGSVGAMRQGSSDRYFQSGSATEKLVPEGIEGRVPYKGPLAGVLHQLLGGLRASMGYCGCETVDAMRNRAAFVRTTNAGITESHPHDVTITKEAPNYRVG
- a CDS encoding tetratricopeptide repeat protein, translating into MGALQARNGTGTGRGPVAGLLLPVLLAVAGCGSVGGGPAATPDVLPVDVPTQKVTHTFDDPQVVIAWRRAEDARAVGNFALAFRHLRSALEIAPDDRALWSRLGEIALRLEQWDAAEKYAMRSNTLKPVPPLLSYRNWLIIVQSREQMRDYDGAEQAKLQARLFKPGI
- the guaA gene encoding glutamine-hydrolyzing GMP synthase; translation: MTDIHQARILVLDFGSQFTQLIARRVREAGVYCELHPGDLDAEAVRAYAPNGIILSGGPESATHANQALKPDPSVFELGVPVLGICYGMQIMAAMLGGAVEPSSTSEFGYAEVRARGHSELLRDIEDRRNEAGHGLLDVWMSHGDRVTDLPPDFVCIASTEHAPLSGMANPAKGFYALQFHPEVTHTPQGGAIYRRFVRDICGCAGLWRADTIAEDLVHQMRERVGEDRVLLALSGGVDSSVVAALLHQAIGDQLTCVFVDNGLLRLNEADQVMQAFAHNMGVRVVRVDAADRFLARLEGVSDPEAKRVAIGHQFIAEFEREAAQLEGVRWLAQGTIYPDVIESAGAKTGKAHVIKSHHNVGGLPEHMAFELLEPLRELFKDEVRAVGVALGLPATMVYRHPFPGPGLGVRILGEVSREAADTLRIADDIFISALREHDLYDSVSQAFAVFLPVNSVGVTGDGRRYAPVVALRAVETTDFMTARWSHLPYDLLDEVSRRIINRLPGVSRVVYDISGKPPATIEWE